Within the Natranaeroarchaeum sulfidigenes genome, the region GGTCCTCTTCGCGCCGGTGTTCCTCGCGTTTCAGTTCGCGAACCCGGTCGATCACGTCGCCACGCTCGCGGTCGGTGCCAGCGTGAATCCCGCCCAACTCTTCGAGTGATGGGACTGGTTCGACGATGATCCGATCGTCTTCCTCGTAAATGAACACCTCACCAGGGGTGTCGATCCCGAACTTCTCCCGGAGCGTCTTCGGGATCGTCGCCTGTCCCTTCTGCGAGACGCGTACGACCTCTGGGTCTCGAGTACTACTCGGCA harbors:
- a CDS encoding AbrB/MazE/SpoVT family DNA-binding domain-containing protein, producing the protein MPSSTRDPEVVRVSQKGQATIPKTLREKFGIDTPGEVFIYEEDDRIIVEPVPSLEELGGIHAGTDRERGDVIDRVRELKREEHRREEDRANRLRPADSEDE